DNA sequence from the Stenotrophomonas sp. 24(2023) genome:
ACCACCGCGCCGCCGCCGTCCTCCGGTGGCATCGCGCTGGCGGCCATGCTGCAGATCCTGGAAGGCTGGGACATCAAGGCGATGGACCCGGCGCACCGCACCCACCTGGTGGTGGAGGCCATGCGCCGTGCCTACCGCGACCGCACGTTCTTCCTGGGCGATCCGGATTTCGTGCAGATCCCGCAGAAGGTGCTGACCAGCAAGGACTACGCGCAGGGCCTGCGCGCGACCATCCACCCGGACAAGGCCACCCCCAGCAATCTGCTGTCGGGCAACCCCACGCCGCTGGAGGATGATGAAACCACGCATTTCTCGATCATCGACCGTGAGGGCAACCGCGTCGGCGCCACCCAGACGGTGAACCTGCTGTACGGCTCGGGCCTGATTCCCAAGGGCACCGGCGTGCTGCTGAACAACGAAATGGACGATTTCGCGCTGAAGCCGGGCACGCCCAATGCGTTCGGGGTGATGGGCTACGAGGCCAACGCGCCGAAGCCGGGCAAGCGCATGCTGAGCTCGATGACGCCCACCTTCATGGAAAATGCCGACAAGGTGGTGGTGCTGGGCACGCCGGGCGGCAGCCGCATCATCACCATGGTGCTGCTGGGCATCCTCGGCTACGACGCCGGGCTGGATGCGCAGCAGGTCGCGGCGCTGCCGCGCTACCACCACCAGTGGCTGCCGGACGTGATCGAGGCCGAGGACGCCGCCTTCGACGCGGCAACCGTCAAGCAGCTGCGCGCCATGGGCCACACCATCGACCTGCCGGGCGATGTGGCCGCCGGCGGCCGCGGGTCCAGTCATGTCTGGGGCAACCTGCAGACCGTGGAATGGGACCGTCGCAGCAATGCCCTGTTCGGTGGCAGCGACCCGCGCAATCCGGTGGGTGCCGCCGAGGTTGTGCCGGCACGGTAAGCATTGCGCGCGCCGGGCCCGGCCCGGCGCGACCGGAGCCCGGCCACCCGGCCGGGCCTTTTGTTACGGTTGCCATCGCTCCGCCTAGCGAATCCTTAACAAGCCCGGGCAGATAATTGCCGGATGAAACTATGGTCGATTCGTGGCAACACGCAGCGCCTGGACGGCGGGGCGATGTTTGGCAATGCACCGCGTGCATTGTGGGAAAAATGGGCGGCACCGGATGAGCTCAACCGCATCGAGCTGGCCTGCCGTGCGCTGCTGGCCAGCCCGCTGGAAGGCAAGACGGTGCTGTTCGAGACCGGCATCGGGGCGTTCTTCGAGCCGCGCCTGCGCGAGCGCTATGGCGTGCAGGAAAGCAACCACGTGCTGATGGAGTCACTGCGCGAGGCCGGCTTCGAGCATGAAGACATCGATGTGGTGGTGCTCAGCCACCTGCATTTCGACCATGCCGGCGGGCTGTTGGCGCCGTGGATCGAAGGGCGGGGGCCGGAACTGTTGTTCCCCAACGCGACCTTCGTGGTCGGTGCCGAGCACTGGCAGCGTGCCCTGAACCCCCATCCGCGCGACCGCGCCAGCTTCATTCCCGAACTGCCGGCCCTGCTGGAGGCCAGCGGACGGCTGGAGGTGGTCGATGGCGAGTATTCGCAGGCACTGGGCCGCAGCGTGCGTTTCAGCTTCAGCGACGGCCATACGCCGGGCCTGATGCTGGCCGAAATCGTCGGCCAGGCAGGTGGAGACGGCCAGGCACATGGGGGCGTGGTGTTCTGCGCCGACCTGATTCCCGGCCGGTCCTGGGTGCACGTGCCGATCACCATGGGCTATGACCGCAATGCCGAGCTGCTGATCGACGAAAAGCGGCAGTTCCTGGAAGACAAGCTGGCGCGCAACGTGCACCTGTTCTTCACCCATGACCCGCAGATCGCACTGGCGCAGCTGGGCCGTGATGACAAGGGCCGGTTCGTGACCCTGCACGAGCAGGGCGAACTGAGGGCGCGCGCGCTGGGCTGAGCGCCTGCCCAGGGGGTGCAGGGCCGGGCCATGCCCAGCTCTGCACGCGTGGCCGTTGTTACGACGCCTTCAGGCAGCTGCTCATGAACGTCTTGCGCGTATCACCGGCCAGCTTCTTGCTGGCGGCATCGGCGTTGCACTGCTTCATGCGCTCCTGCGGCGTGGTGGCCTTGGCCGGCTGGCCACTGAGGCAGGCCTTCTGCGCGGCCTTGTACTCCTCGCCGGTCTTGCCCTTGTTCTTGGCCGAGCAGTCCGCCATGCGTTGCTGCTGCGGGGTGGTCGCCTGCGCGAGCGTGGGCACGGCAAGCACGAGGAGG
Encoded proteins:
- the ggt gene encoding gamma-glutamyltransferase is translated as MKLIARPLLLLGLLLTPLAWADGPVRAAHPDGAAVASGHRLATEAGLEILAQGGNAFDAAVAVSSTLAVVEPISSGLGGGGFFLLHDAATGKDVMLDARETAPASATPQAYLDAKGNLDRDRSVNGPWSAGIPGLPAALVELSSKHGRLPLKASLQPAIRIARDGFPVYERMAKGYASRREVMERYPGTREVYLRNGRPIAEGDLFKQPELAQTLQRLADGGFNGFYRGQTGKALLAGVKQAGGRWTAEELAGYQVKLREPIVFDYNGWKITTAPPPSSGGIALAAMLQILEGWDIKAMDPAHRTHLVVEAMRRAYRDRTFFLGDPDFVQIPQKVLTSKDYAQGLRATIHPDKATPSNLLSGNPTPLEDDETTHFSIIDREGNRVGATQTVNLLYGSGLIPKGTGVLLNNEMDDFALKPGTPNAFGVMGYEANAPKPGKRMLSSMTPTFMENADKVVVLGTPGGSRIITMVLLGILGYDAGLDAQQVAALPRYHHQWLPDVIEAEDAAFDAATVKQLRAMGHTIDLPGDVAAGGRGSSHVWGNLQTVEWDRRSNALFGGSDPRNPVGAAEVVPAR
- a CDS encoding PsiF family protein, yielding MIRSTLLAALLVLAVPTLAQATTPQQQRMADCSAKNKGKTGEEYKAAQKACLSGQPAKATTPQERMKQCNADAASKKLAGDTRKTFMSSCLKAS
- a CDS encoding MBL fold metallo-hydrolase, which gives rise to MKLWSIRGNTQRLDGGAMFGNAPRALWEKWAAPDELNRIELACRALLASPLEGKTVLFETGIGAFFEPRLRERYGVQESNHVLMESLREAGFEHEDIDVVVLSHLHFDHAGGLLAPWIEGRGPELLFPNATFVVGAEHWQRALNPHPRDRASFIPELPALLEASGRLEVVDGEYSQALGRSVRFSFSDGHTPGLMLAEIVGQAGGDGQAHGGVVFCADLIPGRSWVHVPITMGYDRNAELLIDEKRQFLEDKLARNVHLFFTHDPQIALAQLGRDDKGRFVTLHEQGELRARALG